The following proteins come from a genomic window of Halobaculum sp. MBLA0147:
- a CDS encoding ParA family protein, whose product MLTYAPVSEAGGVGKTSTAATLAVSHARAGHDVLAIDMDTQNGSLTYLFGPDYDRSDPDVDNLVRHMVGRPRGPFTELTHQVEAGVDLIPSHNMLEDLHEFLLNEKNQAERLGESYSMYHQLRRVLTDANVRDEYDVVIVDSAGKAGPILYNALVAVRNVVIPFEATAKGQESIEGLDDLVDGLEDNIGVDVGVLAVVPIGYKDTRDQQAVMSELETSGFSVPVVIGERGSLMEGCWRRQCSPYRYVEDHRDRQRDYEMETLDRFDSLARHLEREVDLDTPEVVA is encoded by the coding sequence ATGCTCACGTACGCACCGGTGTCGGAGGCGGGCGGCGTCGGGAAGACGTCCACTGCGGCGACGCTCGCCGTGAGTCACGCCCGCGCGGGTCACGACGTGTTGGCCATCGACATGGACACGCAGAACGGGAGCCTGACGTACCTCTTCGGCCCGGACTACGACCGGAGCGATCCGGACGTCGACAACCTGGTCCGACACATGGTCGGGCGTCCGAGAGGTCCGTTCACGGAGTTGACACACCAGGTGGAGGCCGGCGTCGACCTGATCCCCTCACACAACATGCTGGAGGACCTCCACGAGTTCCTCCTCAACGAGAAGAACCAGGCCGAACGACTCGGCGAGTCGTACAGTATGTACCACCAACTCCGACGTGTCCTCACGGACGCGAACGTCCGCGACGAGTACGACGTGGTGATCGTCGACTCTGCGGGAAAGGCGGGCCCGATCCTCTACAACGCCCTCGTCGCGGTGCGGAACGTGGTGATCCCCTTCGAGGCGACCGCGAAGGGACAGGAGTCAATCGAGGGACTGGACGACCTCGTCGACGGACTGGAGGACAACATCGGCGTCGACGTGGGAGTACTCGCGGTGGTACCGATCGGGTACAAGGACACCCGCGATCAGCAGGCGGTGATGTCGGAGTTGGAGACGAGCGGGTTTTCCGTCCCCGTCGTGATCGGGGAGCGCGGGTCGCTGATGGAGGGGTGCTGGCGACGACAGTGTAGCCCGTACCGGTACGTCGAGGACCACCGAGACAGACAGCGTGACTACGAGATGGAGACGCTGGACCGGTTCGACTCACTCGCACGGCACCTCGAACGAGAAGTCGACCTCGATACTCCGGAGGTGGTGGCCTGA